A region from the Geobacter benzoatilyticus genome encodes:
- a CDS encoding transposase, which translates to MLLKSILNRVQLHPGFVYGAAHWNDRGKQPVLEIEIHARKRSRPVCSKCGQPGPGYDTLQQRRFEFVPLWGIAVFFLYAMRRVACPRCGVKVERIPWADGKNHLTTTYAWFLASWAKRLSWKEASVVFKTSWDNVFRSVKMAVAWGLAHRDLGNVTAIGIDEIAWKRGHKYLTLVYQIDNGCRRLLWVGKERTGKTLKQFFKEFGTEHTSALAFICSDLWQPYLRIAAEAAGKAMHIIDRFHLMTHFGKAIDKIRATEAKELRAKGKQPVLTGILGTPYLIIS; encoded by the coding sequence ATGCTGCTTAAGTCTATCCTGAACCGGGTCCAATTGCATCCAGGTTTTGTCTATGGCGCTGCCCACTGGAATGATCGAGGGAAGCAACCGGTTCTTGAAATCGAGATCCACGCCCGTAAGAGAAGCCGACCTGTCTGCAGTAAGTGCGGCCAGCCCGGGCCAGGCTATGACACATTGCAGCAGCGCCGCTTTGAGTTCGTCCCTTTATGGGGTATTGCTGTTTTCTTCCTCTATGCCATGCGCCGTGTCGCTTGCCCTCGGTGCGGCGTCAAGGTTGAACGGATTCCTTGGGCTGATGGCAAGAACCATTTGACGACAACGTATGCTTGGTTCTTGGCCAGTTGGGCCAAACGGCTTTCCTGGAAAGAGGCTTCCGTTGTCTTTAAGACCAGTTGGGACAATGTCTTCCGCTCGGTCAAAATGGCGGTCGCCTGGGGACTTGCCCATCGTGACCTCGGGAATGTCACCGCAATCGGCATCGACGAGATCGCCTGGAAAAGGGGACACAAGTATCTTACCCTGGTCTACCAGATCGACAACGGTTGCCGACGACTGCTGTGGGTCGGCAAAGAGCGGACCGGCAAAACACTGAAGCAGTTTTTCAAAGAGTTCGGCACTGAGCACACTTCCGCGTTGGCCTTCATTTGCAGTGATCTGTGGCAACCCTATCTCCGGATAGCGGCGGAAGCTGCCGGAAAGGCAATGCACATCATCGACCGCTTTCATCTGATGACGCATTTCGGTAAGGCGATAGACAAGATCAGGGCTACAGAGGCCAAAGAGCTAAGAGCCAAAGGTAAACAGCCGGTTTTGACAGGAATTCTGGGGACACCATACTTAATTATTTCTTGA
- a CDS encoding DUF6904 family protein: MLRMEPTPKGAGVVLYGDYWDLDALYETIHTLSGDDAPFTGHVQETVLALAYEVRHCYQGDREVHKFGSSAESVGKNGLGLV, encoded by the coding sequence ATGCTAAGAATGGAACCTACCCCCAAGGGGGCTGGAGTGGTGTTGTACGGTGATTATTGGGATCTAGATGCCCTTTATGAGACAATTCATACCCTTTCTGGAGACGATGCACCATTTACAGGCCATGTTCAAGAAACTGTTCTCGCTCTCGCTTATGAAGTGCGACATTGTTATCAGGGAGACAGGGAGGTCCATAAATTTGGCTCTTCAGCAGAATCTGTGGGTAAAAATGGCCTCGGCCTAGTATGA